GACTTCTCTAATGTAATCCGTAACTGTTGTACCGTGCATTAATTTAAAACCTTCTTGTAATTTACAAGGTGATAAACCGGACTTACGACAAAGTTCTGAGATTGATAATTGTCTTTCAGGGTAGTTGTGAACAAAGTCAGAAATCTCTTTTACAGATTCCATTTCTCTCATGTTTAGACTACCTGTCTGGTTTTCTCTATTTTTTAGATCATCCGTATGTTGTTGTACCTCTAAGGCCAATATCATATGTACTAATCCTTCAATTAATAAGCTTCGTACAATACCTTGTTGCTTAATTGCCTTTAATTGTGCAATCTGGTCAGCAATTTTTAAGTTATAAGAGCCTATGTAAATTGTGTTCTCAGCAGGCTTTCCATTCAACATTAATTCTTGTAGCCTGTAATTAAGACCGTTTTTCTTGGCTGTTTCGCCATGCGCTACCGTTCTAACAACAATTAAAGATGTTTTTACATGCACGTCCTTTTGAAAGTAAAGAACATTATCTGTATGGCTGGCATTGGTTAAAATACCGGTCTGAAAGTTCTCTAAAACGTTTTTCTTGGTTTCATTATTAAAGCTATGGGCTATTTTACCTGCTGAGCAATAGGCAAAGCAAATAGGAGCATTTTCCTCAGATCCTGTTATTAGGGTAAAGTCTTGATTGAATTCCATATCAAATTCTAAATATGAAATACCACCTTTAAAAGTGATTCCTCTAATATGGCCTCGGCCTAGTTCGTTATCCAAGGTTAAAATATGCTCTTTTACGTTTACCGTAAGTGAACCACCAAAATTATGGTGAAGTTGTTGAAACATATTTTTAATAGCTGCAGATGATAAAGTTATAGTTGTCATAGTGTTCTTGTTTAAGGTTGTAAATTTCTTCTTTAGGTTGAAACCTGATTATCCTTGGATTTGGTGATGTCCACTATTGGTCATCTCCATAATTTCCGGCGTTGTGTTGTTAGGTGAAAAATCATGAATTGATCTAACACGACCTACTCTGGCCAGCTGCTCGGATACTTTTTCAATTAGATTTTTCATAGTTACCAGATGTATTATTGTTCTGGTACAAAGAT
This genomic interval from Zobellia roscoffensis contains the following:
- a CDS encoding helix-turn-helix domain-containing protein, with the protein product MTTITLSSAAIKNMFQQLHHNFGGSLTVNVKEHILTLDNELGRGHIRGITFKGGISYLEFDMEFNQDFTLITGSEENAPICFAYCSAGKIAHSFNNETKKNVLENFQTGILTNASHTDNVLYFQKDVHVKTSLIVVRTVAHGETAKKNGLNYRLQELMLNGKPAENTIYIGSYNLKIADQIAQLKAIKQQGIVRSLLIEGLVHMILALEVQQHTDDLKNRENQTGSLNMREMESVKEISDFVHNYPERQLSISELCRKSGLSPCKLQEGFKLMHGTTVTDYIREVRIEKAEELIKNTDLNISEVVYSIGFTSRSYFSKIFRNKYNCSPKQYKDKQNITSASA